The following proteins are encoded in a genomic region of Gouania willdenowi chromosome 6, fGouWil2.1, whole genome shotgun sequence:
- the cdk10 gene encoding cyclin-dependent kinase 10, protein MESVGEDEPEPIRLKSVRDYKTYTVPQSDRFGSCRSVRDFEKLNRIGEGTYGIVYRAKDSKSGEIVALKKVRMIKEKDGIPISSLREITLLLRLRHPNIVELKEVVVGSHLESLFLVMSYCEQDLASLLDNMQTPFSEAQVKCIILQLLKGLMYLHHNFIIHRDLKVSNLLMTDKGCVKIADFGLARMYGIPQQPMTPRVVTLWYRAPELLLGTKSQTTALDMWAVGCILAELLAHKPLLPGTSEIQQVDLIVQLLGTPNENIWPGFSKLPLIGQYSLRKQPYNNLKNKFTWLSEAGHRLLNLLFMYNPKRRATARDCLESSYFKEKPLPCEPELMPTFPHHRNKRAAPPVEGHSKRSKV, encoded by the exons ATGGAGTCTGTGGGAGAGGACGAGCCGGAGCCCATTAGGCTGAAGTCCGTCAGGGATTATAAAACATACACAGTCCCTCAAAGCGACAGG TTTGGCAGCTGCAGAAGCGTCCGAGACTTTGAGAAGCTGAACCGAATTGGAGAGGGAACGTATGGCATTGTGT ACCGAGCAAAGGACTCAAAGTCTGGTGAGATTGTAGCGCTTAAGAAGGTTCGAATGATCAAAGAGAAAGATG GGATCCCCATCAGCAGCCTCCGGGAGATCACCCTCCTGCTGAGGCTGAGGCACCCAAACATCGTGGAGCTTAAAGAGGTGGTGGTGGGCAGCCATCTGGAGAG CCTCTTCCTGGTGATGAGTTACTGTGAACAGGATCTGGCCAGTCTGCTGGACAACATGCAGACGCCGTTCTCTGAAGCTCAG GTGAAGTGTATCATTCTTCAGCTGCTCAAAGGTTTGATGTATCTTCATCACAACTTCATCATCCACAG GGACCTGAAGGTGTCCAATCTGCTGATGACAGACAAAGGCTGCGTGAAGATCG CTGACTTCGGCCTGGCCCGGATGTACGGCATCCCTCAGCAGCCCATGACTCCTCGGGTGGTGACGCTGTG GTACAGAGCTCCAGAGCTCCTCCTAGGGACCAAGAGCCAGACTACAGCCCTGGACATGTG GGCGGTGGGATGCATCCTAGCAGAACTGCTGGCCCACAAGCCTCTGCTGCCAGGAACCTCAGAGATCCAGCAGGTGGACCTGATCGTCCAGCTGTTGGGGACGCCCAATGAAAACATCTGGCCG GGATTCTCAAAGCTccctctgattggtcagtacAGTCTGAGAAAGCAGCCCTACAACAACCTGAAGAATAAGTTCACCTGGCTGTCAGAGGCCGGACACCGACTGCTCAACCTGCTCTTCATGTACAACCCAAAACGCAG AGCGACAGCCAGAGATTGTTTGGAGAGTTCGTACTTTAAGGAGAAACCTCTGC CCTGCGAACCAGAGCTGATGCCAACATTCCCTCATCACCGCAACAAGCGAGCTGCTCCCCCAGTGGAGGGCCACTCAAAGAGGAGCAAAGTGTGA
- the LOC114464574 gene encoding uncharacterized protein LOC114464574: MHSLLKVPNGNRMYRGGVRVRGGRGAGQGGRGGRGGVQGGRARQPRTIITDEMRATVIDHVIVHGMSLREAGLRVQPNLSRFSVSTIIRAFRQHNRVERLPHHGGRAPLFTAQQEILIVDMVRENNIIRLREIKERVIADNINFGGIDRVSLATIDRVLRRQKLRMKQAYRVPFERNSDRIKELRFQYVQRILGLDAMMRQHEYIFLDEAGFNLTKRRRRGRNIIGQRAIVDVPGQRGGNISLCAAMTSEGLLHRQALLGSFNTQRLLTFLGDLRDILIDREQQNLVPAQPPPIYVIIWDNVSFHRTNQIREWFNIHQQFLNVCLPPYSPFLNPIEEFFSSWRWKVYDRQPYSRENLLRAMDLACDDVGDYSGWVRHARAFFPRCLARENIACDVDEVLWPDPTRRRDAQARAQSPAQPPPQAPAQAPPQAPAQAPPQTP, translated from the exons ATGCACAGTTTGCTGAAGGTGCCAAACGGCAACAGAATGTACAGAGGCGGAGTTCGTGTCAGAGGAGGGCGAGGAGCAGGCCAAGGAGGGcgaggagggagaggaggagtgCAAGGAGGAAGAGCAAGACAACCACGTACAATCATCACAGATGAAATGCGAGCTACTGTCATTGACCATGTCATTGTCCATGGAATGTCACTGAGAGAAGCTGGACTAAGAGTCCAACCCAACCTCAGCAGGTTCTCAGTGTCCACCATAATTCGGGCATTCAGACAACACAACAG GGTTGAAAGATTGCCACATCATGGTGGAAGGGCTCCCCTATTTACAGCACAGCAAGAGATCCTCATTGTGGACATGGTCCGGGAAAACAACATCATCAGACTCAGGGAAATAAAGGAGAGAGTCATAGCTGACAACATAAATTTTGGAGGTATTGACAGAGTCAGTTTGGCCACCATAGACAGAGTCCTCCGTCGCCAGAAGCTACGCATGAAGCAAGCTTATAGAGTTCCCTTTGAGCGTAACTCGGACAGAATCAAAGAGCTACGTTTCCAGTATGTGCAA AGAATCTTGGGGTTGGACGCCATGATGAGACAACATGAATACATCTTCCTGGATGAGGCTGGCTTCAACCTCACCAAGAGACGGAGGAGAGGCCGTAACATAATTGGCCAAAGAGCAATTGTGGACGTTCCTGGCCAACGTGGGGGGAATATCTCCCTATGTGCAGCCATGACCTCAGAAGGGCTTCTCCACAGGCAGGCTCTCCTTGGGTCCTTCAACACCCAGCGTCTCCTCACATTCCTGGGAGACCTACGGGACATCCTGATTGACCGTGAGCAGCAGAATCTGGTTCCAGCACAGCCTCCTCCCATCTATGTCATCATCTGGGACAACGTCAGTTTTCACCGCACCAACCAGATAAGAGAGTGGTTCAATATACACCAACAATTCCTCAATGTATGTCTGCCACCCTACTCACCTTTCCTCAACCCCATAGAGGAGTTCTTCTCATCATGGCGGTGGAAGGTGTATGACCGGCAACCATATAGTAGAGAGAACCTCCTCAGGGCCATGGACCTGGCCTGTGATGATGTGGGGGATTACTCAGGCTGGGTCCGGCATGCCAGAGCTTTCTTCCCCCGCTGCCTGGCGAGGGAAAACATAGCCTGCGATGTGGACGAGGTCCTGTGGCCTGACCCCACCCGACGACGTGATGCGCAGGCCCGTGCACAGTCCCCCGCACAGCCCCCCCCACAGGCCCCCGCACAGGCCCCCCCACAGGCCCCTGCACAGGCCCCCCCACAGACCCCATAG
- the vps4a gene encoding vacuolar protein sorting-associated protein 4A: MTTSTLQKAIDLVTKATEEDKSKNYEEALRLYQHAVEYFLHAIKYEAHSDKAKESIRAKCMQYLDRAEKLKDYLKNKDKQGKKPVKEAQSNDKSDSDSEGENPEKKKLQEQLMGAIVMEKPNVRWNDVAGLEGAKEALKEAVILPIKFPHLFTGKRTPWRGILLFGPPGTGKSYLAKAVATEANNSTFFSVSSSDLMSKWLGESEKLVKNLFDLARTHKPSIIFIDEVDSLCGSRNENESEAARRIKTEFLVQMQGVGNNNDGILVLGATNIPWVLDAAIRRRFEKRIYIPLPEEPARSQMFRLHLGNTPHSLSEADLRQLAHKTDGYSGADISIIVRDALMQPVRKVQSATHFKKVRGPSRSNNQFMVDDLLTPCSPGDPAAIEMTWMDVPSDKLLEPIVCMSDMLRSLSTTRPTVNSEDLLKVKKFTEDFGMEG, from the exons ATGACAACGTCAACACTACAG AAAGCGATCGACCTTGTCACCAAAGCCACAGAGGAGGACAAATCAAAGAACTATGAGGAAGCCCTGCGACTATACCAGCATGCCGTGGAGTATTTCCTACACGCTATCAAAT ATGAAGCCCACAGCGACAAGGCGAAGGAGAGCATACGAGCCAAGTGCATGCAGTACTTGGACAGAGCAGAGAAACTCAAGGACTACCTGAAGAATAAAGACAAACAGGGCAAGAAGCCCGTCAAGGAGGCGCAGAGCAATGACAA AAGTGACAGTGACAGTGAGGGGGAAAAcccagagaagaagaaactgCAGGAGCAGCTTATGG GGGCGATTGTGATGGAGAAGCCTAATGTGAGGTGGAACGATGTGGCTGGACTGGAGGGAGCAAAGGAGGCCCTGAAGGAAGCTGTCATCCTACCCATTAAATTCCCCCATCTCTTCACAG GGAAGCGAACTCCATGGAGAGGAATCCTGCTCTTCGGTCCTCCAGGAACCGGGAAGTCGTATTTGGCTAAAGCTGTGGCTACGGAGGCCAACAACTCCACCTTCTTCTCCGTCTCTTCCTCAGACCTCATGTCCAAGTGGCTAGGAGAGAGTGAGAA GCTGGTGAAGAACTTGTTTGACTTGGCGCGAACTCACAAACCCTCCATCATCTTCATCGACGAGGTGGACTCGTTGTGCGGCTCCAGAAACGAGAACGAGAGCGAGGCTGCGCGCCGCATAAAGACTGAGTTTCTGGTCCAGATGCAGG GTGTTGGGAACAACAATGATGGGATTCTGGTGTTGGGAGCCACAAACATCCCCTGGGTGCTCGACGCCGCCATTCGTAGAAG GTTTGAGAAGCGTATCTACATCCCTCTTCCAGAGGAGCCTGCTCGCTCCCAGATGTTCCGGCTCCATCTAGGAAACACTCCTCACAGCCTGAGCGAGGCCGACCTCCGGCAGCTCGCTCACAAAACCGACGGCTACTCGGGCGCCGACATCAGCATCATCGTCAGGGACGCCCTGATGCAGCCGGTCAGGAAAGTTCAGTCTGCCACTCATTTCAAAAAG GTTCGCGGTCCTTCACGGAGTAATAACCAGTTTATGGtggacgacctgctgaccccaTGTTCACCTGGTGACCCTGCAGCCATAGAGATGACCTGGATGGATGTGCCTAGTGACAAACTGCTGGAGCCCATAGTGTGCATG TCAGACATGCTGCGCTCTCTGTCCACCACTCGGCCCACAGTCAACTCTGAGGATCTGCTGAAGGTGAAGAAGTTCACAGAGGACTTTGGGATGGAGGGCTGA